The DNA sequence cataaaaagaaaatgaagagaAAGATGTTATTATGCTGCTACTTTCTAATGGCTTTTCTCATGAGTAGTTGTGTATCTAACACAAAAAGCAGGCCTTTTGAATCCAAACACTTTGTTCAGCAACaaggtattattattattattattacaatgtAATATTCATTCTCTTTCACTTTGAAAAGTTTATGTCAGTTTTTGCGTGATCTTGAAAACTTGTTTACTTAACAGACCAAATCTCACACACCCCATTATCTGGCTTTGGCTTCACTAAGGTACATAACTACATCTCTAATATATCTGTTACTCTGTAGATATTTACATTCACATGTTGACATATATATGGTTTTGATTGGTTAAAGGGAAATGGGAATGAAATTGAAGAAGAGTACAGATCACTTAGTAGGCTGGGGTCAAGACCCCCAAACTGTGTACACAAATGTGAAGGTTGCTTCCCTTGTGACCCTGTTCAGATTCCAGCCACTGCTAACCGAATCGGCATCCAAATTGCTAATTACGAGCCAGAAGGTTGGAAATGCAAGTGTGGTGCTTCCCTCTTCAACCCATAAAACAAAAATAGTATGTATTTTGACACGTAATATTGTCTCCTATCAAAGGGTTATTGAGATGTATAAGATAGGATTAGATTAAgatatgtttatttatatacatattatatatatattatagtttcCAATAGTTTTATAATCTCTAATCTTAATGATCTCTACAAAAAAATGTAATCAACTTGTTGTCTTGTTTCTACTGAAATTAATTATCTCTTTGGTCTCATCTGGTTTTGTtatctattttaataatttatatatttggatgtttgttattgtttatttaatatgaaGTGCTTACCTGTTTTGCAACATTAAATGCTTTTTTGACAGTGTTTAGTCCCTGTCTCACTGCAGTAGACTGTAGTAATGTTGTTGACTATGGCTTAccacacatatatatttttgaatgtAACAACACTTAAAGTTGTATAGATAGTTCATAGTTATAGTTGTTAGTTGTTACATGGTGTTTAGATCCCTGTTCTAGgctttatattttgaaagaagATCCtctttttttgttataataaattaagatatcttacaactcaattttaaaataatataagaacTAAAAGATGAATATATATTACAACACCAATATTTCTTTACTATTGATATATACTGAATATTTTTCaaactaatttataataaaagctCAATTTTaacgtaaaaaaaaaatttgaaacttgaaactaatttcATTACTAAAGAAAAAGttgaaacataaaatatattaaagattaaattaaaataaaattttatttcaatttgatTAGGTAGAAAActaaaattaagcaatattatGTAATTTTTCATAAGCATGAATTTTTAGTGACAAAGTTGAAGGGataaattgttattattattgttgttgaaaAAACAACTTATTATAGAACCAAAACTAACAAATTGAAAAATGTAGTAATAAATTAACTAAAGAATGAGATGCTTTATAGACAAGAGTGAAGGCCTCATGATCATATGGCATTCCTCTCGTTATTCAGACCTTGAAAAGGTATGAGGCAATTGCGGAAGGTGAAGACTGCAGGAAAGAAGGAACCAAGTGGCAAGTAATTACAATAACCCATGTAGATTGTACGCAGAATTTTGAGCTCATTTGTATTGAAGTTATACTGCAACTTACAATGTCAGTGCCAAAGAATATCACACAAGGATTTGGGCCTATAGCATACGGTCCATCCATGATAAATAACGAACTTTGACTTTCAGTTtagttagttattttattattagagTTAGTTTGTTATCTCTGTCCACTTGCCTCTGTTTCTTTAACAGAGTTTGTTTTCTGTTTCTTTGTATAAACTCTGGTATGCATCCATGCAAACCGAGAACACAACCCTCATAAAGAATAACACATGGAAACTTGTTCCCTATCATCCCTCCATGACACTTATAAGGAATAAATGGGTTCATAGGATCAAGCTCAAGGCTAATGGTTCCTTAGACAAATACAAGTCAAGGTTGGTTGCAAAAGGCTATTCTCAAACTCCCGGCATTGATTTCAAAGAGACATTTAGTCCCGTCGTTAAACCAGCCACAGTGAGGATTTTACTCACACTTGTAGTATCATTCAATTGGCCGATTACCCAACTCGATGTCTCTAATGCATTCTTAAATGGTACCCTTGAAGAGACTGTCTACATGCCTCAACCACCAGATTTTGTTGATCCCAAATACCCTCACTATGTCTGCCAACTTACCAAGGCCTTGTATGGCCTTAAACAAGCTCCACGAGCTTGGAATCAAAAGCTCAAAAGCACTCTGTACAACAAAGGGTTTCAACTATCAAAGGCTGACAATTCTTTGTTTATTAAAGGCTCTGGTGTGAATCTCATTGTGCTCTTAGTTTATGTGGACGACGTCTTGATTACAGGACCAAACAAAGATGCTATTGCTGCCATTATCACTGATCTAAACCAGGAATTTGGTATCAAAGACCTCGGGTCTTTACACTATTTTTTAGGTGTTGAAGTTCATCGAAATGCATCAGGCATCTATCTCTCACAGTCAAGATATATTGCTGAACTTCTTACAAGACTCAATATGGAGGGTGCTAAACCTTGTCCTAGTCCAACAAGTGCCTCTTATGTTCTATCTCTGACTAATGGTGAGCCGTTTCATGATCAAACCTTATACATAAGCACATTAGGCGCTTTACAATATTTGACCTTgacaagacccgacattgcaTTCATTGTGAATAAATTGAGCCAATTTATTCATGCTCCTACAACAGTTCATTGGGATGCATGTAAAAGGTTATTTCGATATCTCAAAGGCACAATTCATGAGGGACTTCACATCAAACCGGCTCTAAGACTGTTTTTACAAGCATACTCCGATGCCGATTGGGCGAGTTGTCCTGATGACCGTTGCTCAACTGGAGGCTATGCTGTCTACTTAGGGGGAAACCTCATTTCCTGGTCTGCAAAAAAGCAGCAAGTTGTTGCATGGTCCAGCACAGAGAGTGAGTTTCGTGCTCTTGCCAATACCGCTGCTGAACTCAAATGGCTGCACTCTGTTTTACATGAGCTTTAAGTGAATCTTCTAGCATCTCCTATTATATGGGTTGACAATCAAGGAGCTGCCTCATTAGCCGCCAACCCTGTGTTTCATGCTAGATCGAAGCACATTGAAATTGATCTTCACTTTGTGAGAGATCAAATTTTGGCAAAGGAAGTGGAAGTCAGATATGTTCCTTCTATCGATCAAACCGTAGACATCTTAACTAAAGCTCTCACCAAAGATCGATTCTTGTACCTCAAAGCCAAGCTCAATGTGTGTTCCTCTCCTTTTTTCGCTTGAGGGGGGATGATAAATAACGAACTTTGACTTTCAGTTTAGTTAGTTATTTTACTGTTAGAGTTAGTTTGTTATCTCTGTCCACTTGCTTCTGTTTCTTTAACAGAGTTTGCTTTTTGTTTCTTTGTACAAACTCTTGTAAATCCTTTGCCTATATAATGGAAGGTTCAGCTCTTAATTCATTAGAGCTTTTACAATTCTTTGTGTTCAGTTTTAATTGTTCCAGATAGAAATTGTATTGATAAGCTACTCTTTCAATCCACAATAAATTTTGATAAACGTGGCGAGTGGTCATAATATTTCTTAGGTAGTCAACTGAAACAGAATAAGTAGGAATCCATTTGTTACTtgattcatcatcatcatggtAGAGCCAAACCCCAAACGTTGCCCAATCACGTCTGCAGTAGGAGAGACAAGTGGAAGCAGCAGTACTCATTGATGAGACTACTCCAAGGCATCCTGTTGTCCTcaaaagtgagtgttttaatatttatactcggAAGTGCACGAATCGTTTCAGAATAAAGTGTTCATGTAAGtgcaaggtcgaacccatgggagttgactaacatcaaaagaaactatttGAAACAAACAAGAATATTCTAACCTAGCTCCAAATATTTGATGGGATTTTggttttgcaaaataaaataaaagacaagtaactaaaataccgaagattaaagatgagtgagtatgaaaatgattttcaaatatgatgtgtaaaataagattattaagatattagaatccacaaaatgcaagttcaataGTGTTTCTAAGTATATTGATTCCCAAATTTTAGATATAGTTGAAATAAGTCAcactatattttccaaaatatattttccaattaagtacaagttatttttaaaaaggtaagatttttcttcacttataaaatgtataatttctaagcattaaatgtgttacaatttaatgaaactacacaaaatcaaagaaactatgtttaggcaaaatataacacttatattctaagaattagatgtaaataatttaatcaaagagaattatatttttgcataatgaagaactaagtagaaatatgctttaacaataaaaaatacatgatattgaagatgaaaaaaaacatatttttgatagaaaaatccatgaactttatagcacaaatgagaaatcaacatacaaacataaatacTATGtagttacattttgcttcatcatcatcttaataatcttaaAAAAAGACTAGAAGCTCATAACTAGATTGAAATgaaaattacaaaagataaacatacttgacatgctcttcaaaatgtaaaaattgtagaaagaaaatggtaaaaatgaagAGTGTGGAATGGAGAGTGAAAGGTGTTTGAGAGATGTTTTGGTGGTGAAGAGGTGTCCTTTGAAATGGTCTtccaacaccatatttataggcGAAATTGGGagattaaattaatcaaaataaataaattgattaatttaattagtgttgggaagagaagggataaatagagtatgtgtaagagcattggaaaaaataaatgtttgttTGGATGAAAAAATAGTGAGAagatagggtaaaaataaattaggaaTGTTTATTTAGGTGAAATAAATTGGGAAGATAAAATAGGTATTTGTGTGTAAAATGTGGgagaaaaaataagaattttgacTTTTTTTAATGAGAAATTCGGCTGAGAGAAAAGCCAATTAACAagtcattttcttcttcttttttttggtCTCAGCGAACACATGGCGTGGTTGGATTGGAGGAGGAGGCCGACGGAGACCTGCGTGGCAGGCCTTGGTTGGCGGAGAGCTGCTGACGAGGGGACACGCTGCTCGCGTGGCATGCTGGAGGGGAAGTTGGCAGGACCCACGCGGAAGGTTGGAGCAGGCAGTGTGCAGGAGCTCACTCTCCGCTGTCTGGGGCGAAGCACACTCTCGCCCTTGGGCCTTTGGATCAAAGCATGGACGACTCAATTTGGGTCAAATATTTGATCGAGAGTGGGCTTGCATAAAGGCTCATcatattttctttttgaaattgTATTTTAACCCCATATCTTCAATATTTCTCCAATTTATTCCTAACCTTCACCACCAATTACtcctaaaaatacataaaataaattagaaactaaaataaaattaaaaataaataccacataacacattataataaaataattataaaaacacacaaaaacatataaaattacaataaagctaataaattcaaaattaattaaaaacttactaaattaattaaaaacttaagaactaagccaattttagttaaaaaaaaatgtgaaaataactctaattcCTAGAGTTATCACAaccccaaacttaaaattttgctagtcctcaaaaaagttaaaaacacacaaaaacatataaaattacaataaagttaataaattcaaaaataattaaaaacttactaaattaattaaaaacttaagaactaatccaattttagttaaaacaaatgtgaaaataactctaattcCTAGAGTTATCACAaccccaaacttaaaattttgctagtccccaagcaaaagaaaaattaaaaacacacacatttttatttttattttggtgaTATCAATAATGTTCTCAAAAATTGCACATTAAAAATAGcttataaaatatgaataaaaattaagcTTATGTAATTAATTCAATAGTCAATCTtgctttgaaaatatattttaaattctaaatctaaaatctattcatcaaattattatgtaaattttgaaaaaattattgtaacaaaatatttatttcacgTAACAAGATGAATAATTTTTTAGCAAAATTGACccaagaattaaaaataaagctTAAAAGAgattcatatttttataaactaaaattaaacTCAATCAAGGGTATTATCATAGGAAAAGTGGATATCACCAAAGgctttttttttaatgcataaaatatacatagaaaataaatatattttttggtttttttactagaaaaacaataataaatatatttgattttttttttttgtaaaaatatataatataactactTTAGCATCCAAACAACAAATATTGTTTTTTAACTGAAAAATACTCTACCATTTTCAATCAAATGAAGGAAATAACCAtaatttaaccaaaaaaaaaagaaggaaatAACCATAAGAACTcaccaccccaaacttaatttatGCATTGTCCTCAAtgtatcaaaatacaaatataaattgaaagtaGAAGAGTTGAGAGTTTAGAATGGTCATACCTTATCTTGTAGTATGTCAAGAGCAacaaaaagataacaaaaatcaaaacaaaaagttAATCTAAAACATAAAGAAAAACACACATTACCAAGAATTGATGAGAGCAATTAAGGATCATGGTAAATTGGATCCTCAAGGAGAATTTCATCCACTTTAACATTCTTCAATTCTAAAAATAGtttcaatttttgtccattaaCTTTGAATACATTACCATTATTAGGATTTTTAATTTCAATGGCTCCATGTGGAAAAATAGTGCGAACAATGTATGGACCTACCCACCTCGAGCGCAACTTTCCCAGAAAGAGATGCAAACGAGAATTGTATAAAATGACTTTTTGACTGGAAGAAAAATCTTTTCTCAAAATGTTTTTGTCATGGTAAAATTTCATTCGGTCCTTATACTTTTTTGAATAGTCATATGCATCATGCCTAAGCTCTTCTAACTCATTCAATTGAAGCTTTCTTTTCTCACCCGCTttgtctaaggaaaagtttagtTGCTTAATAGCCTAATAGGCTCTATATTCTAACTCAACGGGTAAGTGGCATGCCTTCCCATAAACAAGTTTATAGGAGGACATTCCAATGAGCGTTTTGTAAGCAGTACGATATGCTCATAATGCATCAATGAGTCTTAGGGACCAATCTTTCCTAGTGGGGTTGACAGTTTTCTCTAAGATGTGCTTAATCTCCCTATTTGATATCTCAACTTAGCCACTAGTTTGTGGGTGATAAGGTGTAGTGACTTTATGTGTAATGACATATTGTCTCATTAAATGCTCAAAATGCCTATTACAAAAGTGGGTACCATTATCACTAATGATAGCACGTGGTGAACCAAACCGtgagaaaatattttctttcaaaaacttAAGCACAACTTTGTGGTTATTAGTGTGACATGCAATAGCTTCAacccatttagacacataatcaACACCAACAAGAATGTATAAATTACTAAAAGAATTAGGAAATGGACACATAAAATCAATGCCCCAAACATCAAATATTTCAACAATAAGAATAAGATTCAAAGGCATCATGTTTCTCCTAGTTACACTTCCTAATTTTTGGCAACGCTCACAAGATTTGCAATGCatataagtgtcatgaaaaatagtaGGCCAGTAAAATCcacattgtaaaattttcaaaGCAGTTTTCTTACCACTAAAATGTCCACCACATGCATGATCATGATAAAAAGATATGATTTTAGATTGATCACAGTTTGGAATGCATCTTCTTATTATTTGATCAGGacaatattgttgggttttgtgccctacataaaacccatttcaatataatcagatttacttattaataaagatcagaaataacattttatgttgcatggttcacatgatttatttcatgattatatatataatgtatgaattctatttaagtccagaacatatgaatttgttaaagattatagtgttgtcagcacagtagaatataatcttaattataagtttgaaagtttattccctgatttgtcagaacactggatttagactgacatggtataattagcgataggtattcttacaccttggaaaaatgttatgtccttttcaggacattggcaaagtttaccagtatcagatgtatggagtatacatcggaagggaccgatattgaactttgattagatatattaaaacttaccgtaatatctattcaattcaatatcacctgttgatcctagatcaaattatct is a window from the Cannabis sativa cultivar Pink pepper isolate KNU-18-1 chromosome 1, ASM2916894v1, whole genome shotgun sequence genome containing:
- the LOC115707669 gene encoding EPIDERMAL PATTERNING FACTOR-like protein 6 produces the protein MKRKMLLCCYFLMAFLMSSCVSNTKSRPFESKHFVQQQDQISHTPLSGFGFTKGNGNEIEEEYRSLSRLGSRPPNCVHKCEGCFPCDPVQIPATANRIGIQIANYEPEGWKCKCGASLFNP